From a single Phocoena sinus isolate mPhoSin1 chromosome 1, mPhoSin1.pri, whole genome shotgun sequence genomic region:
- the LOC116752352 gene encoding LOW QUALITY PROTEIN: transcription initiation protein SPT3 homolog (The sequence of the model RefSeq protein was modified relative to this genomic sequence to represent the inferred CDS: substituted 1 base at 1 genomic stop codon): MHKDKKKLRRLLKYVFFRDYKSKIVKGIDKDDLLEDKLSGSNNVNKRQKIAQDFLNSIEQTGEFLAMFEDDEIDEVKQERMERAERQTXSMDSAQYAEFCESRQLSFSRKSSKFRDWLDCSRMEIKPNVVAMEILAYEAVAQLVDLALLMRQDVVTKAEDPFSHAISATFIQYHSSAEGSCLSTAACGVEAHSNAIQPCHIREAVRHYGHKTGPLSAFTSAYRRNGMAFLAC; this comes from the exons ATGCACAAAGATAAGAAAAAACTTAGAAGACTGCTAAAGTACGTGTTTTTCCGAGACTACAAATCAAAGATTGTCAAAGGCATCGACAAGGATGACCTTCTGGAAGACAAATTGAGTGGCAGTAATAATgtgaacaaaagacaaaaaatcgCTCAAGACTTTCTCAACTCTATTGAACAAACAGGAGAATTCTTGGCAATGTTTGAAGATGATGAAATTGATGAAGTTAAACAAGAAAGAATGGAGAGAGCAGAAAGACAAACTTGAAGTATGGATTCAGCTCAATATGCAGAATTCTGTGAAAGTAGACAATTAAGTTTCTCCAGAAAATCCTCCAAATTTCGAGACTGGTTGGACTGCAGCAGGATGGAGATAAAGCCCAATGTTGTCGCTATGGAAATTTTAGCATATGAAGCTGTGGCACAGTTAGTGGACCTGGCTCTTCTCATGAGGCAGGACGTGGTAACCAAGGCAGAAGACCCCTTCAGCCATGCCATTTCTGCCACCTTCATTCAGTATCACAGCTCTGCTGAGGGATCTTGCCTGAG caccGCGGCCTGTGGTGTTGAGGCTCACAGCAATGCCATCCAGCCCTGTCACATCAGAGAGGCCGTTCGACACTACGGCCACAAGACTGGCCCCCTTTCCGCATTCACAAGTGCCTACCGCAGGAATGGGATGGCTTTTCTTGCCTGCTGA